AAATACCTTTGGATGTCCGGCATTTATCAGTTCAACCTGATTTCCCTGAATGCGTAAAAGAACACCCGTAAGGTAATTTTCAATATCGCCCTTATCTTCTGTAATCTGTCTGTCTATTTCTGAAACAACTCTTGAGAACGGAAGATTTGCACATTCACGGAATTTTCTGTCGATAACGTTTTTGGCAAGCATTGTTACAAGACCCGAAGCAATACCATGGCCTGAAACATCAAAAAGGCCAACTCCCTGAAGTTCCTTTCCGTCATGGAAAAAATCATACAAATCACCAGAAACACCTGCTGCAGGCTTAAAATGATAGACTACATCCCAGTTTTTAAAATGCGGGAGTGACGGATTATAAAAGCTGTTCTGAACATTTGCCGCAAGCTTCAGATCGCGGTCTGCCTTTTTCTTTGCATCAATCAGCTGATTATTTGTAAGTTCCAGCTGGTTATTAGCTTCAGAAAGTTTTGAATTAGACTCCGAAAGCTCTTTTGTTCGTTCTTCAACCTTGTTTTCAAGAGTTCTATTTAATTCTTCTACCTGTCTTCTTGAATTTACAAATCTGTTTGCAAGAATAAAAAGCAGACTTACAATTACCAGCTGCCAGCCAATCGATGTAATATACGGAAAACTGTAAATCTTAAGAATATTATGAACTATGATATCAATGAGGAAGATTACTAGCAGCGGAGAAAAACCGAAAAGCAGAGTAACAGCATCCTTTTCTTTTTTTACCAGTGCTCTGATAATCACAAAGAACAGGTAAAGCATTGGAGGAATGAGCATCATAAAAGTCCAGCGCATAGAACGCAGGATTCTGTAATCAGGAGCAAAAAGAATGATTACTACAGGCAAAATCAGGAATGCCAGTCTTATATAAGTTACAGCCTTTTTTTCTGTAGAATGTACAAAGGTTATTATAAATGAAATAACCATATAGCAGATAAAGAAAGGCAGAGAATTAGAGAAAACCTTCTGGAAGAACAAAAATGAAACCTTTGAATCAAAGGCAAACGGAAGTTCTCCATAGAAAAATACAGAAAGATAAAGTGCTGACAGAATATTTATAAAGGCAAACATTCTGTTTTCCTTTTCATTCTTGTTTTTGAAGTACAGCATAAGGTGATAAGCGGCAATAACCAGCATCAGAAACGCAAAAATCAGGTTGATTTTGCTGTTCCAGAAAGCTTCGCGGGAAGCAGCTTTGCGTGCTGTATCAACTGTACTGATAAAAGGATTTGAAACCACGGAACCTTCCGCATCTACCCAGATTTTTATGAGGATTTCGTTTTCTCCACTGTTCAAAATAGCCTGGGAAATTGTATAAAAGCGGGCTGTATTCCAGGCACTGAATTCATCTGGAGGGCATTTTCCCTCACCGCCTATATAAGAGCCGTTTACAAAAGTTTCATCTGCAATTGAAATACGGCCAAGATAAACACCAAGATTCTGATTTTTAAGCTCTTCCGGCACTGTAAAAGTCTTTTTAAGCCAGATAAAACCATACTGTTTAGGGACAAGAGTTTCGAGATTACCGAGTTTTGCATTATCAAAAGCAGTAAAATCTTCTGAACCCGCATTTTCAACAAGAGAATAAGTCCATCCTTGTGTCAGGTCAATTTTTACATCTTCTTTTTTAGCTTTACAGGATGTTAAAAATACAGCTGAAATAAAAACGAAAGTAAAGGCAGCTGCAATACATCTGATTTTTGAGAATTTTGATTTCATAAAAACCTCTGAATTATGTTATTGATAGCAGTGCATTATAATTGATAGTATTACTATCACTAATATAGCATATAACTAAATCATAGGCAAATGCAAGCAGCCGGAATTTTAATAGAAATAATTTGCAAATACGTATTTTCAGTCTTATAATAATTTTCATAGCATAAATATTATTTGCAAAATGCATCATCAAAAGGAGTTTCTATGGCAAACACAGAACCACGCGTACTGTCCATCATTCTTGGTGGTGGAAAAGGAACACGTCTTTACCCGCTTACAAAAGAGCGTTCAAAACCAGCCGTTTCATTCGGCGGAAAATACAGAATTGTAGATATCCCTATTTCTAACTGTATTAACTCGGGATACAAGAAGATTTACCTTCTTACTCAGTTCAACTCGGCTTCACTTCATCTTCACATCTCAAATTCTTATAATTTTGACCGTTTCTCTGGCGGATTTGTTGAAATTCTTGCTGCAGAACAGACTCTTGAACATTCAGGCTGGTATGAAGGTACTGCCGATGCCGTTCGTAAGAACTTTATTCACTTTAAGACTCAGAAACCAACTCATTACATAATTCTTTCTGGTGACCAGCTTTATAAGATGGACCTCCGTGCATTTATGGATGCCCACATCAAATCTGGTGCTGAAATCACAATCGCTACAACTGCCGTAAACCGCCATGACGCTTCAGGTTTTGGTATCATGCAGATTGATGACCAGAATCATGTAAAAGCTTTTATGGAAAAGCCAAAGCCAGATCTGAACATTGACGACTGGAAGATTCCTGCAGAAGCACGCGGAAGCCTTCCACCAGAGAAGGAATACCTTGCATCAATGGGTATTTACATCTTCAATGCTGACACAATGGAAGAAATGCTTGGCGGCGAAAACGAAAAATACACAGACTTTGGTAAAGAAATCCTCCCTCTCGCCATCGGTAAGAAGAAAATCAGTTCTTATGTATTCGACGGCTACTGGGAAGACATCGGAACCATCCGCAGCTTCTATGATGCAAATATTGCTTTGTGCGAACCAAATCCAACATTCGACTTCTTTGGACAGACACAGCCAATTTATACACACATGCGCAACCTTCCACCTTCAAAAATCAACAAGGCAGACATCAATGCTTCCCTTATTTCTGAAGGATGTATCATTACAGATGCAAAATTCAATAAATCTGTTGTCGGTGTACGCTCAATCATCAATGAAGGAACTGAATTTAACGGCGTAATCATGATGGGTGCCGACTATTACGACACAGAAGAAGAAAAGGCTGAAAACGAAAAAGCCGGTAAACCAAGTACTGGAATCGGTAAAAACTGTAAAATTGCCAACGCAATCATCGATAAGAACGCAAGAATCGGTGATAACTGTAAAATCGGCGTAAGCGGAAAGAAGTACGAAGACGGCGATCACGGCAGCTTCTACAGTGCAGACGGCATTATTGTTATCCGTAAGGGTGCAGTTATTTCTTCTGGAACAGAAATCTAAAACAGCTGCAAGGCGCGCGAGGAATTATGCCTGATATGTACGACAAGCTGGGCGAAATGCTCAACGAAGCACTTGAATCAGGCGAAATTCCTCAAGAAACAATAAAAACAGCCCCTGAACCGGAGGTTAAGTGCTCGCAAAGAGAGCATACAGAAAACGCCTCAGATTCGGGGTCTGATTCTATTAAAAGCAGTTTTAACAAGCTCAATCACCGTATTTTTAAGAAAAAAAAGCAGATTCCTACCGGCGAAGTAATAAAATTGCATAAATATACATATAATATACATTTTTCACCACAAATTCAAAATGCACTAACCACACTAGATATAGTACACCCGTTTACACAAAAAGATATTACAACTGCATATCATAAAAAGCTTAAAGAAGTGCATCCTGATACACAAAACACTATACAATATTCTCATGATGTACAAAATATTAGACAGATAAGTGTTGATGATATAAGGAATTCATATAAAATTTTATGTGATTTCTTTGGTATAAAGTAGAATGTATAGTAAAATAATTTAGACATTACTTATTGTATAAAATATTATACATATAATTTCTCTATACATATTTATACAATCGGCAAGCACAGCTTGCCTCTGAGCCATTTTTTCGATGAACCTAAAGCAACCCTATCGGCTTGCTTTTTAACGGTTCTTCGATTATAGGCTTATTCAATATTTAACTCTTCCAATTTTCTATGTAAAGTCTTACGGCCAATTCCGAGAATGTCGGCTGTTTTTGATTTGTTCCCTTTGTTAGCTGCAAGGTTTTCCTGGATGATGATCTTCTCTGCTTCATCCATTGTTATGCCAATAGGAATTGAAATTACCTTTTCTTCGCCTTGAGCTCTGAGAGCTCTTGGTAAATCTTCCATTTTAATTTCATCACCTGTGCACATTACAACTGCACTCTCAACAGCATTCTTAAGTTCACGGATATTTCCAGGCCAGCTGTATTTTATCATTGCAGATTTTGAAGTCTTATCGAAGCCTTTTATATTTTTCTTATTTTCAATATTGAACTCGCGCAAGAAAGCATGCATTAAAAGAGGTATGTCATCCATGCGCTCACGCAGACTTGGCATCTCAATTCGAACTACATTCAAACGATAAAACAAATCCTCTCTGAAGCGGCCGGCCTTAACTTCATCTTCAAGATTTCTGTTTGTTGCTGCAACAACACGAACATCAACCTCAATAGATTTTTCACCGCCCACTCTTTCAAACTTATGTTCCTGAAGTACACGTAAAAGTTTAACCTGAGTTGCAAGATTGACTTCTCCAATTTCATCAAGAAAAAGAGTGCCTCCATCTGCAAGTTCAAAACGTCCTTTGTGAATTGACTCTGCTCCAGTAAAAGCGCCTTTCTCATATCCAAAAAGCTCACTCTCAATTAAGGTCTCAGAAAGGGCTGCACAATGAACAACAATAAAAGGCTTGTCTGCTCTGTCCGACTGTTCATGAACAGCTTTTGCAACGAGCTCTTTACCGACACCACTCTCTCCTGTAATCAGTACACTCGCTCTAGCCGGAGCTGCTTTTGAAATCATCTGGCGGACTCTGTTTAAAGAGTCGCTCTTTCCGATCATCTCATCTGGACTTTCAGATTTTAAAAGTTTTTCTTTAAGTTCACGATTCTGCTCTGCAAGAATTTTTCCCTGAAGTGCATTTTTTACAATTTTATTTAAGTGGTCCAGGTCAAGTGGCTTAGTCAAAAAATCAAATGCACCAGCCTTCAAAGCTGCGGTTGCATCATCAATACTACCATGACCGGTCAGAACAATAATCGGTATTCCCGGGTAGTCAGTAGTCACCTTCTGCACTACTTCACTGCCGCTGATTCCATCCATTCGAAGATCTGTAATCACAAGATCAATTCCGCCCTGTGCAATTAGCTCAAGACCTTCAGCACCATTGGCAGCCTGCTTTACCTCATAACCTTCCAGTTCAAAATTGTCAGCAAGTCCATTACGAATATTTTCTTCATCATCGATAGTTAAAATAGTCAAAGTGATTTCCTCCTAGCGGCTTTCAGAAGTTAATAGTTTTGTATCTTTCTGCGGAATTGGGAAGGTAATTGTAAAGGCAGTTCCCTCGCCTTCTTTTGAATCAACAATTATTTCACCAGAAAATTCTTTAATAATTTTATACACCATTGTCATTCCAAGACCCGTGCCGTTTGCCTTTGTTGTATAATAAGGCTCAAAGATTTTTGCAAGAGTTTCTTCAGACATTCCACAACCGTTATCAGCAATTGTTATGATGAATTTATTTTCCCGAACAGAATTGGAAATACAGAATTTTGCACCAATTCTGTCACCGATATATTTTGATTTTATTGCAGCCAGAGAATTCTGCGAAATGTTCATTATTACATCACGGAAAAGTTTTTCATCAAGGAGGATTCGTTTTCCGCTTTCAGATGATTTGAAAATTACTTCAATTCCTTCTCTGTTAAATTCCGGCTTAAAGAAAGAAACAAGATTTTCTACTAATTTATCAGGTTCCTTAAGCTGCAGCTGTGCCTTAACAGGACGTACAGCCAGAAGAAAATCCATAACCAGTTTGTTCAAATGATCGATTTCTTCATTTACTATATCAATATGATCTTCAACAAATTTTGGAGCCGGAAGTTTATCATCATTTTCACGGGCCTTAGCAAGAGCTTTTTGAATCAGCTGTATATGAATACTTATTGCACCAAGAGGATTTTTTATTTCATGGGCCATACCTGCTGCAAGATTTGTAAGGTTTGCAAGATTTTCCATTCGGTGAAGAAGAATATCCTGATTTTTCTTTTCAGTTATATCGCGGACAAGAATAACCTTTCCGTTTAATTCTCCTTCAGTTATAAGCGGTGAAATTGTAACTGTAAGAAATCGTACAGAACCTCCAGAAGTTACTGTTGAAAAATCTTCTGAACAGTTGGTAGTATTTTTTTCCATACAATTTCGTAGGAAATTTGAGACATCTTCATCTTCAACATATTCCCAGATTGCATTTTCCGTTCCAAGAATATCTTCAAGTCTTTCAGAAAAAGGAAGCCAGCTTTCTGCAATTGTGTTATATCGAAGAAGTCTGTAATCATCATCAATAATTAAAAGACCTGTTGATAGGGATTCCAGAACAGAGAAAAGGTTTTCATTCTCATCAACTACATCTTCAAGAAGAGAAAGCACTTGTTCTTTTGAAAGTTTTTCGGCTTTCTGCTTAACTCGTTTTACATAGCTGCGCAAAATATACCTCCAAACTGATTATTCAACGCAAACATATCTCTTAAAAGTATTTCCAATGCTGAGGCAGGTGACTGATTATACAAAGTAATATTATCGCTGCAGTTTCGCAGTAATTCCATTGCTTTTGCAGCAGCTTCACTGCCAGCCTGAGTTTTCAGCATAGGACGCATGAAATTTGAAATATTTAGAAGGAATAGTCTGAGTTCAATTCTTGGATAGAACTTTTCACACTTTTTTACAATTTCTTCTATGTTGCAGATCTGGCGACTTGAAACCGAATTATACAATATTCTTGCCTGTGCTTTTATTTCAGATGGAGTAACTGGAAGATAAGTAAGAAGATAATCATGAAGATTTCCCTTAAAATCATCATTATGGAAAACCCTCTCTATAACTTCCAGCTGCTGTTCTTCTGTTCGTTCCAGGAAATTATAGGTTCTTACACGCGAAAGAATTGTCTGCATAATAGCATTTCTTTTTGAAGTAAGAAGAATGAAAACAACATCCTCTGGTGGTTCTTCCAGGATTTTGAGCAGAGCATTTCGTACACTGGTCTGCATTCTGTCTGCATTTTCTATAATAACAGTTTTACGGCCTTCTTCAGATTTTATATGAGCCCAACCTTCCATATTTCGAACCTGATTTATTGGAATCGAATCATACAGATATTCATCTTCGAGCTTCATACACTGCTTTGTAATTTCTTCGCATAACTTTTTAACATTACTAACGTCCGGTAGTTCACGAGGAAAATCAAGCTGTTCAAGGCTTTCGTTAATTTCTTCTATAAGGCTTCCGATTTTATTAAGATTTGTATCCCCTTCCCAAAGAATACCATTAAAACGGAGCGTCAGTTTTCTTACACTTCTTAAAAACAGATATCTGGCAGCATCAATATATTTTGCATTTATAAAATGAGCTTCCGTAAAAGTTTTAGCAGCTGCTGAGATCTCCAGAGAACAGTCTCTAGGTCCCATAACCATAAGATTTGAGCATACAAGAGCCTTATGCTGCAAGCAGGATGGACAGGTACACATCCATTTTCCCTGAGGAGCCTCATGACAGGAAAGAATACGTGCTGTCTCAAGTGCAGCAGTGAGTTTTCCGCTGGCTTCCGGACCTGCAAATAAAATTGCACCAGGGAGTCTGTTATGTTTTATATCAGCTGCAAGAAGTTTTCCCGCTTCCTGATTAACTAGATTTTCAAACATGAGTTCCTATCTCCTCTTTAGAAGACATAAACAGGCTGGATACGATATTAAAGTAAAAGCTTCCATCAAAAATCTTATCTGCATCAAAGAAAGGCTGCGCATTAAACAAAAATATAATAAGTCCAACAACTGCAGCCCCTTCAACCATTCCAAAAATAAATCCTAGAGTACGATCGAGGCTTTTTAATATACTCCACTGAAATACCTTAGATATAATCATCTGTATAAGCTTAATTACTAAGAAAGTAACAACAAAAACTAAAAGGAATGCGATTATATTTGCTGCAAACTGAACTTTGATATCCTTAAGTAAACCTGTTGCTATATCTTTATAAAATATATAGCCTAATATGATTCCTGCTATAAAAGCAATTTTTCCAAAGACATTATCAATAAAACCTTTAATAACTCCAGAAATCGCAAATATAAGAATTATTATACTGAAAATCCAGTCAATAACAGTAAAGCTCATTTTTTCTCTCCTATTTTATCAAAAAGAATCTTTGCAATTTTATTTGCAGGGATTTCTCCTTCTGTCAGCTTTTTTAAGGCTTCTGAATATACAATTCTGTTTTCTTTTTCAATCATTTTTGAAAGAGATTCTTTTAGATGTTCAGAATCAGCCTGCTGCCCCAGAAGCACTTCTGCTGCTCCATGAGATTTAAAGAATTCTGCATTATCAACCTGGTCACCTCTTGTACCATTACCACAAAGAGGAACGAGAACCATCGGTCTATGTAATACAGCAGCTTCCCATATTGAGTTTGCCCCTGCCCTGCTTAAAATAACATCTGCACAGGAAACAACATCCGGCATTTCCTTATAAATAAAATTATATGGTTTATATGAATCGCCATATTTTTCAGAAAGAACTGCAGAACGATTGTCATCTGAATTTAATAATCCAGTCTGATGAACTACAACAAAGTTTTCAGTTAGAAAATCAATATTATCGTATACCAGTTCATTTATTTGACGTGCTCCTGAACTGCCT
The Treponema bryantii DNA segment above includes these coding regions:
- a CDS encoding CvpA family protein, which produces MSFTVIDWIFSIIILIFAISGVIKGFIDNVFGKIAFIAGIILGYIFYKDIATGLLKDIKVQFAANIIAFLLVFVVTFLVIKLIQMIISKVFQWSILKSLDRTLGFIFGMVEGAAVVGLIIFLFNAQPFFDADKIFDGSFYFNIVSSLFMSSKEEIGTHV
- a CDS encoding SpoIIE family protein phosphatase; the encoded protein is MKSKFSKIRCIAAAFTFVFISAVFLTSCKAKKEDVKIDLTQGWTYSLVENAGSEDFTAFDNAKLGNLETLVPKQYGFIWLKKTFTVPEELKNQNLGVYLGRISIADETFVNGSYIGGEGKCPPDEFSAWNTARFYTISQAILNSGENEILIKIWVDAEGSVVSNPFISTVDTARKAASREAFWNSKINLIFAFLMLVIAAYHLMLYFKNKNEKENRMFAFINILSALYLSVFFYGELPFAFDSKVSFLFFQKVFSNSLPFFICYMVISFIITFVHSTEKKAVTYIRLAFLILPVVIILFAPDYRILRSMRWTFMMLIPPMLYLFFVIIRALVKKEKDAVTLLFGFSPLLVIFLIDIIVHNILKIYSFPYITSIGWQLVIVSLLFILANRFVNSRRQVEELNRTLENKVEERTKELSESNSKLSEANNQLELTNNQLIDAKKKADRDLKLAANVQNSFYNPSLPHFKNWDVVYHFKPAAGVSGDLYDFFHDGKELQGVGLFDVSGHGIASGLVTMLAKNVIDRKFRECANLPFSRVVSEIDRQITEDKGDIENYLTGVLLRIQGNQVELINAGHPKVFIRTAKNGRCYPVEPKEPVEKNGIIGFGGLKQEFKALKFKMQKGDSIILYTDCLNESENKEGEQFTEARIAAAFEDAGIGSAKSKLDYVLNRFYKFTEGTIVKDDLTVIVLQYNP
- a CDS encoding sigma-54 dependent transcriptional regulator; the protein is MTLTILTIDDEENIRNGLADNFELEGYEVKQAANGAEGLELIAQGGIDLVITDLRMDGISGSEVVQKVTTDYPGIPIIVLTGHGSIDDATAALKAGAFDFLTKPLDLDHLNKIVKNALQGKILAEQNRELKEKLLKSESPDEMIGKSDSLNRVRQMISKAAPARASVLITGESGVGKELVAKAVHEQSDRADKPFIVVHCAALSETLIESELFGYEKGAFTGAESIHKGRFELADGGTLFLDEIGEVNLATQVKLLRVLQEHKFERVGGEKSIEVDVRVVAATNRNLEDEVKAGRFREDLFYRLNVVRIEMPSLRERMDDIPLLMHAFLREFNIENKKNIKGFDKTSKSAMIKYSWPGNIRELKNAVESAVVMCTGDEIKMEDLPRALRAQGEEKVISIPIGITMDEAEKIIIQENLAANKGNKSKTADILGIGRKTLHRKLEELNIE
- a CDS encoding DNA polymerase III, which translates into the protein MFENLVNQEAGKLLAADIKHNRLPGAILFAGPEASGKLTAALETARILSCHEAPQGKWMCTCPSCLQHKALVCSNLMVMGPRDCSLEISAAAKTFTEAHFINAKYIDAARYLFLRSVRKLTLRFNGILWEGDTNLNKIGSLIEEINESLEQLDFPRELPDVSNVKKLCEEITKQCMKLEDEYLYDSIPINQVRNMEGWAHIKSEEGRKTVIIENADRMQTSVRNALLKILEEPPEDVVFILLTSKRNAIMQTILSRVRTYNFLERTEEQQLEVIERVFHNDDFKGNLHDYLLTYLPVTPSEIKAQARILYNSVSSRQICNIEEIVKKCEKFYPRIELRLFLLNISNFMRPMLKTQAGSEAAAKAMELLRNCSDNITLYNQSPASALEILLRDMFALNNQFGGIFCAAM
- a CDS encoding glucose-1-phosphate adenylyltransferase, with translation MANTEPRVLSIILGGGKGTRLYPLTKERSKPAVSFGGKYRIVDIPISNCINSGYKKIYLLTQFNSASLHLHISNSYNFDRFSGGFVEILAAEQTLEHSGWYEGTADAVRKNFIHFKTQKPTHYIILSGDQLYKMDLRAFMDAHIKSGAEITIATTAVNRHDASGFGIMQIDDQNHVKAFMEKPKPDLNIDDWKIPAEARGSLPPEKEYLASMGIYIFNADTMEEMLGGENEKYTDFGKEILPLAIGKKKISSYVFDGYWEDIGTIRSFYDANIALCEPNPTFDFFGQTQPIYTHMRNLPPSKINKADINASLISEGCIITDAKFNKSVVGVRSIINEGTEFNGVIMMGADYYDTEEEKAENEKAGKPSTGIGKNCKIANAIIDKNARIGDNCKIGVSGKKYEDGDHGSFYSADGIIVIRKGAVISSGTEI
- a CDS encoding two-component system sensor histidine kinase NtrB produces the protein MRSYVKRVKQKAEKLSKEQVLSLLEDVVDENENLFSVLESLSTGLLIIDDDYRLLRYNTIAESWLPFSERLEDILGTENAIWEYVEDEDVSNFLRNCMEKNTTNCSEDFSTVTSGGSVRFLTVTISPLITEGELNGKVILVRDITEKKNQDILLHRMENLANLTNLAAGMAHEIKNPLGAISIHIQLIQKALAKARENDDKLPAPKFVEDHIDIVNEEIDHLNKLVMDFLLAVRPVKAQLQLKEPDKLVENLVSFFKPEFNREGIEVIFKSSESGKRILLDEKLFRDVIMNISQNSLAAIKSKYIGDRIGAKFCISNSVRENKFIITIADNGCGMSEETLAKIFEPYYTTKANGTGLGMTMVYKIIKEFSGEIIVDSKEGEGTAFTITFPIPQKDTKLLTSESR